CGTCCAGCTCCGCCTGGATGGGCGTCCCGGTGCGCTGTGACTCACTCTCAAAGCGCGCGGCCACCTCTTGGACCAGCGCTCCCAGGTCCACCGGCTCCAGCTCCAGGCGCAGCTGACCGCTGCTGATGAGCGTCACGTCCAGCAGCTCACCCACCAGCGTCGACAGCCGCTTCACCTGCCGCTGCATGACCTCCAGGTCCGCGGGCAGCCGCTCCAGCAGCTCCGGTCCGCGCCGCTCCTGGGTGGCCCGCGCCAGCGTCTGCAGCTTCAAGCTGAGCGGCGTCAGCGGCGTCTTGAGCTCGTGGCTGGCCACGGCGAGGAACTCGTCGCGCAGCCGGATGGCCTCGTCCATGGCGGCCAGCAGCCGCTCGCGCTCCTGTTCGGCCTGCTTCCGCTCGGAGATGTCGATGACGGAGCCGATGTAGCCCAGGAACTCGCCGTTCAGCCCGAAGCGGGGGCTGGCCGAGTCGATGGCCCACCGGTACTCACCATCCTTGCGTCGCAGCCGGTAGTCGAGCCGGAAGGGGCTGCGCCGCGCGTTGGCGCTGAGGAACACTGCCCCTGAACGCTCGGAGTCGTCGGGATGCACGGCCTGGAGCCAGCCGAAGCCCAGGCCTTCTGCCTCCGCCTGTCCGGTGAACTCGTACCATGTCCGGTTGAGATAGATGCAGCGGCCGGTGACGTCCGTCACCCACAGCATCACCGGCGCGTGGTCCGCCATGTTCCGGAAGCGGGCCTCGCTCTCCTGGCGGGCCCATTGGGACGCCTTCTGCGCGGAGACCTCCCGCAGGGTGACGAAGACCCGGTCGCTCCGCTCCCTCGAAGGCCGGGTCAGGGTCAGCATCACCTCGATGCGGCGGCCCCCCAGGGTCTGGAGCTCGGTCTCCAGTTCCAGCCGCGTGCCGCCTTCCCAGAACAGGAGGAGCTCGGCGGTGAAGGCCTTCGACGTCTCCGGAACGAAGACGCGGGACCGGGACAGGGACAAGGTGCGAAGCACCTCATCCCGGGTGCGCGCTTCGAGCAGGCGTACCGTGGCCTCGTTCACATCCACGACCTTCACCCACTCCGCGGCCTCCATCACGAACCCGGGATGCGCCGCGAGCCACGCACGCAGGTCCTGGACGCCGGAGGCGCGCAGGTCGTCGAGCGCGGCCGAAACGGCGGTGAAGTCCTCTTCCCAGAGGGAGACATCCGCTCCGTTGAACAGCTCCTGGTAGCGCGCGTCTCCGGCTGTCTCAGCCCCACCCAAATGTGTCTCCTCCGTACCCCGGCCCGGGTGGATTGAGTCGACAGCGCGGATGCGTCCACCGCGTCACAAGGATTCTGGAGCCGCCAGGAGTCAACGAACAGGCGTCTTTCTGGCGGCTCACGGTCGAACGCCTTCCTGGGGGGCCGCTACGTCCGCCCGTCCGCCCGCCCGCTCGCTCGCCTTCCGCGCTGGACCCGCCAAGGTGCGCAGGGGCGCTCCCGTTCGTCGTCTTGGCTGTTCCGCGGGTGGCGCTCCGGGTTGAGCGCCTTTGAACAACCGTTCAGGCTGGGGCGTGGCAATCCAACGCACCCGGCAACCTTCGATTGGAGACGCGGCATCTTCTGGCGAGGATGTGGGGCTGGGGCCGACGACACAGATGGGGATGCGGATGCGCAAGCTGGCGTTGCTGTTGTTCGTGGGGTTGTGGCTGGGCTGCCGTGCGGATGGGACTGACTCCACGGAAGGCACACTGCCCCTGCATCCCCAGGAGACGTACACGTATCCCGGGTGCGCCAACGAGGACTACAACTGCCCGCGCCTGAAGACGGTGCACTGCGCGCTGGAGAGCCTGCGCACGGAGCGCGACAGCTGCCAGCAGGACAGTGACTGCGTGGCCGTCACCGTCAACGGCCGGTGCACGGGCTATGGGGAGTGCCCCCCGGCGATGGTGAACACCGCCAGCCGCGCGGAGTTCGCGACGCGGGCCGCCGAGGAGGTGCTGCGCTACTGCACGGAGTCTCCCATCTGCGTCAGCACCGGCCAGTGTGCCTACCCATCCTTCGTGCCCCGCTGCAAGCAGGGCCACTGCGTGGCGGAGCCAGGCGACGCCGGTTCCTAGGCGCTTCGTCCCCGGCCCCCACGGAGCTCGGGGGGGCGGGGGCAGGCTGCATTCCTGCTCACCGGGTAATGACAGACGCATGCGCGCCGTCGGTGCGGGCTCCACGGGTGGTGGGTCGGGGGGGAGTCACTTGTCACGCGGACAGGGGCTCACCTAGAAGGCCGCCCATGCTTCGCAAGTCTTTGCTCTCCTTGCTGCTCAGCGCGTCTGTCCTTTCCACCGCGTGCTCCGACTCCGACGATGAACAGAAGCCGGCCCCGGCCGTGCTCATCATCGACCGGGAGGCGGTCGACTTCGGTGAGCTGGAGGTGGGCCAGACCTCCCCCGAGCACCTCTTCACCGTGCGCAATGCGTCTCCGTCGGCGGTGGAGTCCGTGTCCGTCAAGGTGGAGGGCAGCGGGTTCACCATCGTCGCCAACACCTGCGAGCGCTTCCTCGACGCGGGCATGGAGTGCGAGGTGCGGGTGCGGTTCTCGCCCCGGCTGGCGGGGCCGAGCGAGGCCCGCCTCAAGGTGGAGGGCGCTCCGGACGTGGACAGTGCGGTCCTCAAGGGCCTGGGCGTCGGCTATGTGGAGGTGCGGAGCCTGCCCGGTGCCGGAGTGCACGTGGTGGCCGAGGGGGAGGGCTGGTCCTGCGGCGAGCCGTGCAGGGTGGCGGTCCGCAAGGCGCAGGTGACCCTCCGGACCGCGCCGGCGGGGTTTCCGACCTGGGGCGGGGACTGCACCGTG
This genomic window from Myxococcus virescens contains:
- a CDS encoding sensor histidine kinase; this encodes MGGAETAGDARYQELFNGADVSLWEEDFTAVSAALDDLRASGVQDLRAWLAAHPGFVMEAAEWVKVVDVNEATVRLLEARTRDEVLRTLSLSRSRVFVPETSKAFTAELLLFWEGGTRLELETELQTLGGRRIEVMLTLTRPSRERSDRVFVTLREVSAQKASQWARQESEARFRNMADHAPVMLWVTDVTGRCIYLNRTWYEFTGQAEAEGLGFGWLQAVHPDDSERSGAVFLSANARRSPFRLDYRLRRKDGEYRWAIDSASPRFGLNGEFLGYIGSVIDISERKQAEQERERLLAAMDEAIRLRDEFLAVASHELKTPLTPLSLKLQTLARATQERRGPELLERLPADLEVMQRQVKRLSTLVGELLDVTLISSGQLRLELEPVDLGALVQEVAARFESESQRTGTPIQAELDEVVVGQWDRVRLEQAVSNLLSNALKYGVGHPVYLQVGRTAEHAWFSVRDEGIGIPPEAVGRIFEKFERAVSERHYGGLGLGLYVTRQNVQAMGGTIAARSTLGQGATFTVRLPCQVSRVNAAREKAS